A genomic stretch from Microplitis mediator isolate UGA2020A chromosome 10, iyMicMedi2.1, whole genome shotgun sequence includes:
- the LOC130676354 gene encoding uncharacterized protein LOC130676354, whose amino-acid sequence MPIATKCLNRLIKNISQKPEFNHLYKDFLTEDEAMGHMQKVPDSYQSSHITYYLPHHGVLREKSTTTKLRVVVNGSSNTTSGISLNDTLHTGPKLQSDIFDVLLYVRRHQFIFTTDITKMFRQINVHPDDWHYQRIPWVDDDNQPQSYHLTTVTYGTRPAPYLAGRVLKQLIIDEGDKYPLVVEPFKKCSYVDDICGGADNVNLRRGFGAL is encoded by the coding sequence ATGCCCATTGCCACCAAGTGTCTAAATCGACTAATAAAAAACATCTCACAGAAGCCTGAGTTCAATCACCTCTACAAGGACTTTCTCACGGAGGATGAGGCCATGGGTCACATGCAAAAAGTCCCCGATTCATATCAATCATCTCACATCACCTACTATCTACCTCATCACGGTGTTCTTCGTGAAAAAAGCACAACAACGAAGCTGAGAGTCGTTGTCAACGGCTCCAGCAATACTACCTCCGGCATCTCACTAAATGACACACTTCACACGGGTCCAAAACTGCAGTCTGACATCTTTGATGTCTTACTGTATGTCAGAAGACACCAATTCATCTTCACCACGGACATCACAAAAATGTTTCGTCAAATCAATGTTCACCCAGATGATTGGCACTATCAACGGATCCCCTGGGTAGATGATGACAATCAACCTCAATCATATCATCTCACCACCGTTACATACGGCACGCGTCCAGCACCATATCTTGCTGGCCGTGTTCTCAAACAGCTGATCATCGATGAAGGAGATAAGTATCCACTAGTTGTTGAaccttttaaaaaatgcagTTACGTGGATGATATCTGTGGAGGCGCTGATAACGTAAATCTCAGAAGAGGTTTTGGCGCCCTCTAG